From the Oleiharenicola lentus genome, one window contains:
- a CDS encoding sodium:solute symporter family transporter, whose amino-acid sequence MTSHQLIDLGICATYLIAITVFGIWIGRKESGTQEGYFLGGRKFGWFSIGCSVFATNISITQFMSVSGMSRDIGLASINNDLVGGLLMAISALFFVPIYIRSRLFTMPEFLARRYGPAARQVFGWVYLVQSVLQQPTGYYIGGLALLGMFGFGNEHLPLACLIIGLTVGLYSVLGGLTAVVKTDVVQLGLLLVGGMLLSYMAVDRAGGWSALHAQLGTTHFELLLPRGTAMPWTALPGIALHSCYFAFCSIHILQRVLGAQNEYHARQGMLFAAWLKFLAIPLFALPGIAAVVLLPQATGDATYAALAREILPVGLSGLVLAGMLAALMSSADSSVNAVACVVAADIYPSIAKKPTEATGLRIGKWTGAALVVFAVVVAPHYQNLGTIYPFILRLGGFLLLPVGLCFLFGRFSTRVNAQGAIACLGIGSLLGLAYVVATSLPATKASLPGWLTALHFYEMLPLFFVFNTAVLFGVSWLTPPPPPDRLAVLTERVAGVDTGAEGRPLWQSFNLWLALFCGTLGLIYLVF is encoded by the coding sequence GTGACCAGCCATCAATTGATCGATCTCGGCATCTGCGCCACCTACCTCATCGCCATCACCGTCTTTGGCATTTGGATAGGGCGGAAAGAGTCCGGCACCCAGGAGGGTTACTTTCTCGGAGGGAGGAAATTTGGCTGGTTCTCGATCGGGTGCTCGGTCTTCGCCACCAATATCTCGATCACGCAGTTCATGAGCGTGAGCGGCATGTCGCGGGATATCGGACTGGCGTCGATCAACAACGACCTGGTGGGCGGTTTATTGATGGCGATCTCGGCACTGTTTTTTGTGCCCATCTACATCCGCAGCCGGTTGTTCACGATGCCTGAGTTCTTGGCCCGGCGCTATGGGCCGGCCGCAAGACAGGTATTCGGTTGGGTCTACCTTGTGCAAAGCGTGCTGCAGCAACCCACCGGCTACTACATTGGTGGGCTTGCGTTGCTCGGAATGTTTGGTTTCGGCAATGAGCACCTGCCTCTGGCCTGTTTGATCATTGGACTGACGGTAGGACTTTACTCGGTGCTCGGTGGTCTGACCGCGGTCGTGAAGACCGATGTGGTTCAGCTCGGCCTGCTGCTCGTGGGCGGCATGTTGCTTTCCTACATGGCGGTGGACCGGGCAGGCGGTTGGTCGGCGCTTCATGCGCAGTTGGGAACGACTCATTTCGAATTGCTGCTTCCGCGGGGCACGGCGATGCCCTGGACCGCTTTGCCAGGTATCGCGCTTCACTCCTGCTACTTCGCGTTCTGTAGTATCCATATTCTCCAAAGGGTTCTGGGGGCGCAGAACGAATATCACGCACGCCAGGGCATGCTCTTTGCCGCTTGGCTCAAGTTTCTCGCGATCCCTCTGTTTGCTTTGCCCGGCATCGCCGCGGTTGTCCTGCTACCCCAGGCGACCGGCGACGCGACCTATGCGGCGCTTGCGCGCGAAATCTTGCCCGTGGGTCTGTCCGGTCTGGTCCTTGCAGGCATGCTGGCAGCTTTGATGTCTTCGGCCGATTCCAGCGTGAACGCCGTGGCCTGCGTCGTGGCCGCCGACATCTATCCGTCGATAGCGAAGAAGCCCACAGAGGCAACTGGATTGCGCATCGGGAAGTGGACTGGGGCCGCGTTGGTGGTCTTTGCGGTGGTGGTGGCTCCGCATTACCAAAACCTCGGGACGATCTATCCGTTCATCCTGCGCCTAGGCGGCTTCCTTCTGCTGCCTGTGGGTTTGTGCTTCCTCTTTGGCCGTTTCTCAACGCGTGTAAACGCCCAAGGGGCGATCGCTTGTCTGGGCATCGGTTCGTTGCTCGGTCTCGCCTATGTGGTGGCAACCTCGCTGCCTGCCACGAAAGCCAGCCTGCCGGGCTGGCTGACGGCATTGCACTTTTATGAAATGCTACCGCTGTTTTTCGTATTCAACACGGCGGTGCTCTTCGGCGTCAGCTGGCTCACGCCGCCGCCGCCGCCGGACCGGCTGGCCGTGCTGACCGAACGGGTTGCGGGCGTCGACACCGGGGCCGAAGGTCGGCCGCTGTGGCAAAGTTTCAACCTCTGGCTCGCGCTCTTCTGTGGGACGCTCGGCCTGATCTATCTCGTATTTTGA
- a CDS encoding sulfatase family protein: MPRLLLPVLLVLFCAVVAVAAPTRRSNILIALADDWSFPHASAYGTRWVNTPNFDRVAREGVLFSNAYTPVAKCSASRATLLLGRNPWQSGAAFVHWNYFPPEYRSYPEALAAAGYAIGFTGKGWSPGVARFPDGSPRNVLGPGFQARKLQPPTRGIANVDYAGNLSDFLDQVPADSPWCFWYGGNEPHRAYEFRSGVNKGGKSLDQIDRVPGYWPDHPDVRHDLLDYAMEIEHFDTQLGAILEELARRGELDNTLVIVTADNGMPFPRVKGQVYEAASHLPLAIRWPAGIPHPGRTVTDFVSFIDLAPTVLAAAGILPEASGMAAFAGRDLSPLLASNSNGRVDPSRDHVMLGRERHDPGRPHNAGYPVRAIVTDGYLFLHNFAPERWPSGNPETGYLDTDAAATRDVLLQTRRAQGVTNPHWELNFGLRPADELYALADDPDNIRNLALLPGHAAQLESLRRRLFDALRAEGDPRLTGNDPDFFDRYPFANEAFNDLYERWQRGDLKLPHWADPEPR, encoded by the coding sequence ATGCCCCGATTACTTCTCCCCGTATTGCTTGTGCTGTTTTGCGCAGTTGTCGCCGTCGCCGCTCCCACTCGCCGCTCCAACATTCTTATCGCCCTCGCCGACGACTGGTCTTTCCCCCATGCAAGTGCGTATGGCACGCGCTGGGTCAACACGCCCAACTTCGATCGCGTCGCCCGAGAGGGTGTGCTTTTCTCCAACGCCTATACGCCTGTCGCCAAATGCTCGGCGTCGCGCGCCACACTGCTGCTTGGTCGCAACCCCTGGCAAAGTGGCGCCGCCTTTGTGCATTGGAACTATTTCCCCCCGGAGTATCGCTCCTATCCCGAAGCATTGGCTGCAGCCGGCTACGCCATCGGATTCACGGGCAAAGGCTGGTCACCGGGTGTGGCCCGCTTTCCCGACGGTTCCCCCCGAAACGTGCTCGGACCGGGATTCCAGGCTCGCAAGCTTCAGCCACCAACTCGGGGAATCGCCAACGTGGATTACGCGGGCAACCTCTCGGACTTCCTGGACCAGGTGCCTGCCGATAGTCCCTGGTGCTTCTGGTATGGAGGCAACGAACCGCACCGCGCCTACGAATTTCGCTCCGGCGTCAACAAGGGCGGAAAATCCCTCGATCAAATCGACCGCGTGCCGGGCTACTGGCCGGATCACCCCGATGTCCGCCACGACCTCCTTGATTACGCGATGGAGATTGAGCACTTCGACACCCAACTTGGCGCCATCCTCGAAGAACTCGCCCGACGAGGAGAACTGGATAACACGCTCGTCATCGTCACAGCGGACAACGGCATGCCCTTCCCGCGGGTGAAGGGCCAGGTCTATGAGGCGGCCTCGCACCTGCCGCTGGCCATCCGCTGGCCTGCCGGCATACCCCATCCGGGGCGCACCGTCACGGACTTCGTCTCCTTCATCGACCTGGCCCCCACGGTGCTGGCTGCGGCAGGAATCCTCCCGGAAGCCTCGGGCATGGCAGCCTTTGCCGGACGGGATTTGAGCCCCCTCCTCGCCAGCAACTCGAACGGCCGCGTGGACCCCAGCCGCGACCATGTGATGCTGGGCCGCGAACGCCACGATCCGGGCCGGCCACACAATGCCGGCTACCCCGTGCGGGCGATCGTGACCGACGGCTACCTCTTCCTCCACAACTTCGCTCCTGAGCGCTGGCCCTCCGGCAATCCCGAGACCGGTTACCTCGATACGGACGCAGCCGCGACCCGCGACGTGCTGTTGCAGACCCGGCGCGCTCAGGGGGTGACCAACCCGCACTGGGAACTGAACTTCGGGCTGCGCCCCGCCGACGAGCTCTACGCGCTCGCCGACGATCCTGACAACATCCGCAACCTTGCCCTGCTGCCCGGCCATGCCGCCCAGTTGGAAAGCCTGCGCCGGCGCCTCTTCGACGCCCTGCGTGCGGAGGGCGATCCGCGCCTGACCGGAAATGACCCCGATTTCTTCGACCGCTACCCCTTCGCCAACGAGGCCTTCAACGACCTCTACGAACGCTGGCAGCGGGGCGATCTAAAACTCCCCCACTGGGCAGATCCCGAACCACGCTAA